The genomic stretch aattgaaatttatccaACTCCTAATGAAACtattcgaaattaataataagtAGCCTGCAGCCGATAAAATTCGGTTATTAAAGAAAGTTTGAggtatttttaaacatttgaGTCATAGtggtaatttttaaataccttgaatacatcatttttttatatatttagagaacttttcaacatatttttttgctaGTTCTGATAGTATACCACtaagttttcaatactcgagagtaattgctgcgatataatataaattgttgttgttaaaaaaaaaaaaaaatgattgatggaaattgtcaaaaatgaaGGAATGATTCATGTCTGAGAAAGTTACCCCtttacacatatacatgtcTTAGTTAAATTATTCGTTTTTggagtcgctgattacgaatctgaaatctgatttaaaaaattcgaaactgCAGATCTAATATagcggacgaaaatttcaaattcgattgaaTCCGAAGAAAAAACTCTGTCCTGGACTGTTTTTGAAGCATATTCGATCAAGTTAGAAATTTTCGTTAACCATATTGGACCGCCATCTTGAAGtttaaaatctgatttcagattcgtaatcagcgacccaaaaaaccaTAGAATACTACgttgttataaaagttgactgATCAGAATAACGGGTGACTCGAAGGGTTAATTTGAATCGGTACTTGGTAGAGCAGCACgtgctgagaaaaaaagacgaaaattaACTGGTTTCTGTAATCGATCGAACCGATATAACGAGGGGCTTCCATACTTGTTCCAATCATATTGATCAGTCGTTCTCAATCTGAACTGAAACACCACGCGAAACAAAGTTATTTTCGTAAACGGAGGTATAAATGCGAACCAGAGACCAGACCATTTGAAAACATGAAATTCAACTTACCGGCTCCCTTGATACGAGGACTTGACGAGTTTTACAgcgaaaagaaattgaatggCGCAGACGAGTAGACAGCAAAGGTTGAGGGAAAGTGCCAGAGCGCAGAGAGCAAGGGTGACTTCGTATACTACGACGGATTCGTCGTGGCCGATGAGACTGCTCGGTGATTCCGTGAGTGGTGATATCTTGAGTAAAAATATGAGCGAAAGAAGGGCGAGTAAAAGTGACACGAGACACAGTAGCCCAAGCGACGTGAGCATCTCCTTGACCCCGGCAGCCTGATGATGCCTGTTGTGCTGTGAGAAGGACGAAGTGATGGAGGCGTTGAGGGGAACGATGCTCGGTCCGGAATTGGCGAGAGGCGGCAGAGCACCGGATGTCGATGAAGGCGCGGGGGCGGGCGAAGGGGTGGCGTGACTGGGTATGCGGGAAAGCCTCGTGATGTCGAGGCCACCGTTGACCTTGGGCCTGGGTTCGCCGTCGGGCCTGTCTACCGAGGACGATATCTGGTGTCCCGTACCACCGACGGGGTGATGATGAATCTGGTGGTGCAGGGAGTTAGACGCGTTGGCGCCAACTACGGGACTCGCGCTGTCCACGGAGTGCTTCGAGGTCGACAAGGTGGACAGGTTCAGTCCGTGGGAGTGGTTAAGCCTCTGGGACAAGTTGTTTACGCTTAGCTGTGAGTGATTCAGTGGATGATGATGGCTCGAGGACGGCGTCGTCGTCACCGCACCCGGATTACCAGTTGACCGGATGTTGTGCAGGGACGACGAATTACCGCCGATCGAGTCGTAAGCGTCGACGCTTCCGCCCCGCGTCCCGATCGTACCTCCGACCCGATGCTGATGATGCGTATGGTGGAGGTGCTGCTGGTCCTGGTGAAGGTGCTGATGCTGGTGCTGATGCTGGTGGATGGCTGACCCGTTCGCCGCGAGGGCCTGAAGACCGCCCGGTGAATAGTGGTCATTGCTGCTCGTTTGGTGCCTGGAGGCCGTTGCCGGCTGCCCGGTCAGTATGTGCTTCAGCATTACTGGCCAACTCTGACCTTGGGCTAATTACGGAGCTGGTCCCTTTCGTTTTTAGCCGTGCTCCTCCGGTTTTCTTCACATTTCGGCTTGGATGCAGTGCAGTGACGATGATCGGAAGAGAAGAATTTTCCACCAGTTTACTTGGCGATTAAAGCTTTGCCAAtctctcctcgtcttcctcctcttcctcctccccctccccccctcctccACCGCCCACCACCCGCACCGAACGCCAAATCGTGCCTATTATTTCAGGGTATCTTTGGACCCGAGAGGAGCGACGAAGACTCTTTTACGAGTTGTCTACGTGCCGGGGCTAAGAGAGTTGCTGCACATCAGCTCCATCATTTCAATATCAAATATGAGTAAAGCGCATCCATGGGATCTGGATCGCGCGGAAGGATGCGCAACGCGAATCGCGTTTATCATAACACCCGAGGAGAGAGGGGGGGACGGTTAATTCCGTCTCTAATTAACGCTACCTTACGTTACGTTATTTGTCGAGTTATTGCTCGCCGGTGGTAATTCTGCGGATCGTTACTTTCATCTTTGCCGTAGACCTCTGCAACGACCGGTTGTTTTCGGTGCCGACGTGGTGCGTGGAAGAACGCTGAGCGGCAATAAAGGGACAGGCCGCCACAGACCTTGCGTGCTCAACCACTTTCGGCTAATTCGctgctcttcttcttcttcttcttcttcttcttcttcttcgtcttcttcttcttcttagtcttcttcttattcctctcttcttcttccgcgGCCGGCGTCTTCCTCTGGCTCACTGTCACTTTTCACCACGCTCCAAGATCCCGGCTCGCTTTTACCCCTGCTTCTCTGCCCCGCAGCCTCTTCCTCGTCGCCTGCACAAGGTCGTTCGAGCCCCCTTCTCTCCTTCGccttcctcctcttcctcctcttcctcctccaccaccgccgccgccaccgcttcctcctcctcctcttcctgTTCCTCTTCCTCGCCCTTCCCGTAGCGATCCTCCAGGGTACGCGATCCTCGCGTACGTAGTCCTGTCTAGCCTCGCCCTGGGCCAGTCAGTTGCCAGCATACCAGCTCGTTTCGTTAACCCCTGGAACACATGCAAGGAAAAAACGGTCGTCAAAAAAGTTGGTATacataggtaggtatatactTCATTTTCTTCACTTCTCTTCTCAATTGCATCTTTTCCCAGTCAAAGCTCAAGTGGAACATTATAATGAAGAATCTAAACAGTCCCGATGTCCTAACCATTTAAACCTTCGACCTTTCGGAATTCCAAACCATATATGGAGTTTCGACTTAACGGACGGATGAGATTCGACGTGATGGTCAATTCGAACGTtgattattcgatattttgaCCAAAACCGTATCACTAATTAACTGGATACGCTGACCTTCAGGGCTTTATATCCATATATTTCAGCATTGAGAATCATTTGCCCAAAGAATACTGTGCCCTGTAGATACTATAAGATCATATAGAAGCAAAATAATCCGAGTTACTGTTGCAGCAGTTTTCAGTTCATGATGAATAACGAACCTATGCTCACAGTCTGAAGTGactgtatttcaaatttcagcaGTTGATTGACGCTCTCGTACGCGAGTATAAATACggatatcaattttcttcattacCTACGTAATCAAAAGTCATTCGTAAGGGCAAGGAATCGGTTTTACGTTCTACAACACCAAAGTTCTTCCCTGTAAATGTTTCTCTATATGCCCAAAGGTAACCAGTTACTGTGATAAAGTCGTCTTATtacctatgtatatattctCAAGACTTAATAAAAAGAGCTTTCCCATACTAGGCAACTTAATGCCGTATCTCTGGATCCCATCATTGTGGGCAGAGCTCCAGGATATATTCTTATCATCGTAAACCAacatatacgtgtgtatattaCGCGTATATCAGAATTTAGTAATAATCCGTCGCATCTGTGAGAAATCGGTGTGAGTATAGGCTTTGCAATGTACAGTTCAACCCTCCGTGTGAACATTTGCTTTTTTACACCTTTGGtctgtacaatttttcaaatattctaaactttgaagaaaccggtaaaaaattcaggtttttttttcaaagttaacTACATTATccaaaagtttgaaaactcAAAAGTTTTCATGAATTATCCACAAAAATTGATATCCAGAAAATGACCACACGGAGGGTTAAAAAGATATTTCGTTCTGCTTTCAAGAAACGTCAAAGCCAAAGTTAAATTTGAGGAtgatataccgggacaatctcttgaaacttgaaaatcaactgcgcatgcgtgagttttatcggctgttcgtgcaggctggccatcccgagttttcaaccgtcaaactgtttctggcggcgatgtagttgatacgaattttcgaggttagaatctcaaataattgaggcagtgactcggaaaggtttgggaagcatttgattcttcaaaaaacggtcggaatttaatgcttatgctctttgaaaattcgaacgtacacattttgcgtacgttggcccgcctgcatcgcagagaaaaatatcgttgcgggaagatttcgccgaccaatgagattgaattatttggcgcatgcgcggttgattttcaaatctCAAGAGATCGTCCCGGTATAGAATGCACGTATATTGACGAGTTATGCCGAatacttaaaattaaaaatcttatTCCAGATAATTATTGCAGTGAATAttggtaaaaatgaaatattgactGTCCCATGTGAAATCGGACGACAAGGCCtgcggagaaaaatttccacccAAGATTTAACGAGCTCACAAGGTTCCACATGAAAATCTCTACCAAAAACAATGTTGCAGGAAATTTTCCACAAATAGAGCCGCGGGTGAAGGTTCCTGAAAAACCGAGCGCAAATACCTGGCGGTCACGACAGCTCAAATCGATCATAATTACGATACATAAGCAAGCGCAAGGTGAAGTTGTGAAGAAATAGGCTCGTGCAATACGTGGGATTATACGAGTCTCTGTTGTCAATACGCCGAGGAGGAGGCTTGACTCATAGAAACTGGTTCCGATCGCATTCCGGACGTCCAGAGGCTGCCGCCGGCGGAGCTACGGATACCACGACGCCCTTCTGCGCAAAGGTACggacagcagcagcagcagcagcctcTCATAATATCGCGGGTATCGCCCTGTGGCGTGAACGTAACGTCTCCAGGGTTCATCGAGTTATTATAGACTTGGCGAGTTTGcaagggtgaaaaaatgacgGGGAAGATTGAGTTGCCTGCCAGCAGACAGCGTGCGCGTGGACGAAGAATCTGCTGAGAGAGTATTTTCGGGATTTAATTCGTGTCAATCCTAATCGGGTTTTATACCCGTTAAACGTATGCACGTGTCTCTCGATTTGACATACATTCTTGAGTACCTGcaccgaaaaatgtcgaaattaacgtatattttttattcaaacagtCCGCGTGTAGTACTTAAACAGTATCTTGTATAGTGAAACACAactggataaaaatttcgtatttctttttttttaattaaaattcaaactgcGTACTCAAACATCGCTCAATACGAATGTTGAAATCGGCTTCTTCGTTGAAACTTCGGATGGaaagaggaatgaaaaaagatgaCGGTATATTCTCACCGCAGTTAATTAACAAGATGAATATCAAAGTCTCTTCCACCAAACGTTGCACCATGCACTGGTCGAGACcagaacaaaaatattatgtaatcTTTGAACATAACGCGTATCTAATGGCATAAGGTCGTAACCGCCAAAAATGGGATTTTAATGACAAAAGggcgtagaatttttttttttttttttttacactattTGGTACGCAAACGATCAAAACGTATAATTCAATCGAAATCAAGCGTTTGCAAATATAAAGGCAAAAGGTCATAAAGCAGATACGACCTTTTTCCATTAATAAGTACATGAATAGAAAAAGATCAAAATAGTAGGTCTTGcaaccattttttttgtttctgcaACCGGTCTAGAAACCATTGAAACGCCTAGATAAATCGATAACTGCAAAAAATTCAGACATCTtacaaaaaacaatttcgagCGTAAGAACAGAAGGTCGTAAGcgccattttgttttgttttttttttctcttctgcAAACTCTCCAAAAACTAGCGGAACGCATAAACAATTGAAACTAACAAAGTTATACAGTAAGGATGTCGATTTTCTGAACTTTGATCATCCAAATCGTCAATTATCGGAATGATACggaaaacaataataattttcggcGATACGACCTTAGGCAATTATCACAGTagaccatttttttcaatttttactagAACCAAAAGGTCGTACCTACTTTTGCTTTTAGTTAATAAAATCATACTCAAATCCAAAacagtaaaaaagaaaaagttttttggctgATACGATCTTATGGAATCAATCGACATAGGTTTTTACGGTTCAATCAGTAGTAGACGGTCGTACCTACCAGTGCATACAACTTTTTGATCTTGATTAAActgttattcaatttcaacgtttctgatcatattttcatgttttaagTCCAGATACgacggaataaaaaatgtacggCCCTCCGTCTTTATCAAAAGACAAGATGAACCACTGAACAAAATAGTCAGCGATTTTATGAAGAAAGCTGAGAACCGTTTCTGTTGCTTTAAGGTACTTTCATCTTTCATAAAACTATAGCAATGACATAAAATAACTTTGGATCGATTATGCATACATAACAACGTTACATCCATTGCTCTGTACTACAGCGCATGATTGTTTAATTCTTTCTAGGATTCTCAGTATTCTGACTGAGCGTTTTCCTTTCGACAAGCGGCCAGAATCTTCGACTAGCTAAGTAATACTTAATCGATACAAAGCTTCACTATATCCGTTCCACGAATGCTTGATCAAGCGACAATTCACCTCATCAAATAATACTGGACACTGACTGTCTCTGGATACCAAAAACAGAACTACACTAAGTCGTTTGGAACAGCCGAAAATCATTAGAGTATAATGGCACATATAGATTCTAGTAAACCGTTAATGGGAAAACAGAAGATCGGAGAGATGAGTTCCAAATCCTCGACAAAATGACCAGCGAAACGTTAGAAGATTGCATAAAACCATTTAAAACCATTACAGAAGAAATCGTTGAAATCGTTTAAACATCATGCATGTGAAATCGCTTGCGTGGACACCCGCAGCAACGAAATGGGAGTGAATTGCTGGCAGGCAGTGTTACGTTAGTCAGCCGGATTGATTTCAGAACAAGTAAATAGAAACGAATACTGGATCGAGTGCAGCCTCGACCCTTCGCGTCGTTCCGCGGACTGTAATGGGCACCCTGAACTCCATTGCAGCAGGTAAGTAAGCACACCGCGCAGCAGCGTGGAATTTCATACCATACCATACCAAACCATACCATACCATACCATACCATACCATTCCTTTCCCATTCtcgttgtataataataacccGACTGCAGAGCGAAGGGAGAGAGAAGAAGGGGCGCAGTGCAAACCCAAGTTTGCCTCTTGAATCTTTCCTCTTGCCTCCTCCTGCAACAGCAGTACTTCAACGGAGGTTCACCGCGACAGTCGGGACAAGAACGACTAGCTCAAGCTTAATTGGATCTAGCCGAGTGCCAACGGAGTTCCCATGCGCCCAGCCACTCTCGTCTCTCCTTTTTCCCTTCTCTCCGCTCCTCTTtatctcactctctctctctctttctctcttggCACGGAAAGGGTTGGATATGAATTAGTTAATAAGCCAGTCTCCGAATGGCTTCTTGGCCGCGCTACTAAGAAGTCTTATGTCGCGTATGTCTGTAGCATGAATCCGTTAATCCGATTTTCGAGCCTTGCATGGCGTGCGGTGTACGCGATTGTTGCACAATTTTTACGGTAACGGGGAACATAACAGAAAGACCTGCGGAGCTAGGTCAGGTCAGACTGACGACTTTCGTTTGGACATGCAACCCGGTCGATGGAATTATCTACTTTATTTGTATCTATGTGTGTAGACCGGATGCAGACTACAGGTCTCCAAGCTTCGAAGCACCTGCTGTCCACCTGGTCACCGGCTCTTGAACTTGTAGAGGTAAATTCTCTTCGCTCCTTCTGTCTAAAGGGGGTtcctacactgagaaaaatttagtaaaacaggtatcattaaaaaaagtgttcgaatattgttggaattgcgaaaaacgaggtacgcgtaaacattttgcgctatcgtcgattcttttttggtaaatgcagagcaaaatcagtttgtgaggtttactctacttttttagttaaacaaggctttaacgtcaacttatcgttgcacaagcattaaattttcgcaacagttgcaagaaaatatagcaacagtgatcgtaatgataaagaatagtaacggtTACTAGACTTTAAAATCCCACTTTCAAGCGTATTTAGTGCCTTGACTTCAAATGTCAAGTGCAAAAAGTGTACTTCTGACACACGTTTCGAAGAGAGGGCCGTGCAAGGTTTGGGTTTTAAACTGAACGTTGTATGCGATGATTGTGAGCGGAAATTGATAGCTTCTAACCCTTTGGTGGTATCCCGTTACGAAGTGAATTCCCGAAGTGTACTTGCCATGAAATTGTTGGGAGTAGGCTATCTAGGTCAGTGTTTTTCAACCTAATTCGTAGGTCCTAGGTCTTACactgtaataaaaatacaacattTTCAGTGAGAAGGCGGtgtctgtttattttttaacaatttgtCGAATCGtggttatatt from Neodiprion virginianus isolate iyNeoVirg1 chromosome 3, iyNeoVirg1.1, whole genome shotgun sequence encodes the following:
- the LOC124301098 gene encoding uncharacterized protein LOC124301098 encodes the protein MLKHILTGQPATASRHQTSSNDHYSPGGLQALAANGSAIHQHQHQHQHLHQDQQHLHHTHHQHRVGGTIGTRGGSVDAYDSIGGNSSSLHNIRSTGNPGAVTTTPSSSHHHPLNHSQLSVNNLSQRLNHSHGLNLSTLSTSKHSVDSASPVVGANASNSLHHQIHHHPVGGTGHQISSSVDRPDGEPRPKVNGGLDITRLSRIPSHATPSPAPAPSSTSGALPPLANSGPSIVPLNASITSSFSQHNRHHQAAGVKEMLTSLGLLCLVSLLLALLSLIFLLKISPLTESPSSLIGHDESVVVYEVTLALCALALSLNLCCLLVCAIQFLFAVKLVKSSYQGSRTNKYLQKSSISRVCAVGGFFISIPVFLTGMILYTFVQFHSTPAIVTSVFIGLGIIFCGCAMVHNVFVWQREKTNAIKALAREQCEAAAQLQRQQIQQQQQLQQQHQHHQHHQKHHQHQGQSQHHSQRGTLNQSALSSGSRGGQKTVAIPQTHSTATLPGTHGSRGHPYHPHNHHHASVTPAGAQSHLQQIVAGSHRNIATPPTPGNLSPPSPSHKHNRSHVLARDVSGSVSPGLPTATLDLSSAANTNSPHELSTLV